The following coding sequences lie in one Xylocopa sonorina isolate GNS202 chromosome 7, iyXylSono1_principal, whole genome shotgun sequence genomic window:
- the Cth gene encoding cystathionine gamma-lyase, whose amino-acid sequence MSDKGFSTKAIHAGQDPLQWTHWEIIPPIVPSVTFRQEEPGVTRGYDYGRGGNPTRTVLETCLATLENGKHAVTYSSGLGAVVIVTALLKSGDHIVSGDDIYGGTNRFFQQCLSSQNIPVTFVDMTDVNNVIANIKPNTKMIWLETPTNPLLKVIDIQAVTQAVKKQNPEIIVAVDNTFLTCVYQKPLEFGTDIVVHSLTKYINGHSDVIMGAVITNRDDIGERLLFLQKAMGIVPSPFDCYLVNRSLKTLELRMQQHMKNGLAVAKFLESHPCVLKVFHPYLPSHPQYKIALKQSTGHSGMVSFYGKGDAKKFLKALKVFTLAESLGGYQSLACIPFIMTHASVPEETKIALGITDQLVRLSVGLETEQDLLADLDQALKASV is encoded by the exons ATGTCAGACAAAGGTTTCTCTACAAAAGCCATTCATGCTGGACAAGATCCATTACAATGGACTCATTGGGAAATAATACCCCCTATTGTACCATCTGTTACTTTTCGTCAAGAAGAACCTGGAGTGACTAGA GGttacgattatggaagaggtGGCAACCCTACAAGGACTGTCTTAGAAACATGTTTAGCTACTCTGGAAAATGGAAAACACGCGGTTACTTATTCTTCAGGCTTAGGTGCTGTAGTAATAGTAACTGCATTACTAAAATCAGGAGATCACATTGTATCTGGAGATGATATTTATGGAGGAACAAATCGATTTTTTCAACAGTGTTTGTCCTCGCAAAATATTCCAGTAACATTTGTAGATATGACAGATGTAAATAATGTTATAGCAAATATAAAACCTAATACAAAG ATGATTTGGCTGGAAACACCAACAAATCCATTGCTTAAAGTAATTGACATTCAAGCAGTCACTCAAGCAGTGAAGAAACAGAATCCTGAAATAATTGTAGCAGTAGACAATACCTTTTTAACTTGTGTTTATCAG AAACCATTAGAGTTTGGTACAGATATAGTGGTGCATTCTTTGACAAAGTATATAAATGGCCACTCGGATGTTATTATGGGTGCTGTAATTACAAATAGAGATGACATTGGAGAAAGACTTCTGTTTTTACAAAAAG CTATGGGTATTGTTCCATCGCCATTTGATTGCTATCTAGTTAATCGTAGTTTGAAAACTTTGGAACTTAGAATGCAGCAACATATGAAAAATGGATTAGCAGTAGCCAAATTTTTAGAATCCCATCCATGTGTACTGAAAGTATTTCATCCAT ATCTTCCATCGCATCCACAGTATAAAATTGCTCTTAAACAATCGACTGGTCATAGCGGTATGGTTTCATTTTATGGTAAAGGTGACGCCAAAAAATTTTTAAAAGCATTAAAAGTATTTACATTAGCCGAGTCACTTGGTGGCTACCAGTCTCTTGCATGTATCCC ATTTATTATGACTCATGCTTCGGTTCCTGAAGAAACTAAAATTGCATTAGGTATTACTGACCAATTAGTTCGTTTATCTGTTGGTCTTGAAACAGAACAAGATCTTTTAGCTGATCTCGATCAAGCTCTTAAAGCTAGTGTATGA
- the LOC143425140 gene encoding solute carrier family 35 member E2A produces MENHSVRINYTLTPRDTEQPLIHDNQAKPHEETIKKHEEAILTSEAMGGLLYPRAMLFLVLWYIISGCTLFLNKYILSYMEGNPAILGASQMLITTICGFIQMYIPCGMYKARPRLIRPAGFYKHMILVGCTRFTTVVLGLVSLNYVAVSFTETIKSSAPLFTVLISRYLLGEHTGLYVNLSLIPVMGGLALCSVNEISFDLRGFIAAMATNVTECLQNVYSKMLISGDNFKYTPAELQFYTSLASIVVQIPVLILFVDLQTLEHSLSLKLFIAFLLNGVFFHFQSITAYVLMDYISPVTHSVVNTAKRASLIWFSVLLFNNPVTGLSAMGTSLVIIGVLLYNRAQEYDKLNRAKLRYNSKINLQ; encoded by the exons ATGGAAAATCATTCCGTTCGTATAAATTACACGTTAACACCTCGCGACACAGAACAACCATTGATACATGATAATCAAGCTAAACCGCACGAAGAGACTATTAAAAAACATGAGGAAGCAATCTTAACAAGCGAAGCAATGGGTGGTTTACTTTATCCCAGAGCTATGTTATTTCTAGTATTGTGGTACATCATCAGtggttgtacattatttttaaacaAATACATATTATCTTACATGGAGGGTAATCCCGCAATTTTAg GTGCATCTCAAATGTTAATAACTACAATCTGTGGATTTATACAAATGTATATACCATGTGGAATGTATAAAGCACGTCCCAGATTAATAAGGCCAGCAGGATTTTACAAGCATATGATATTGGTAGGATGTACAAGATTTACGACAGTAGTGCTAGGACTAGTGTCGCTCAATTATGTAGCAGTGAGTTTCACAGAAACAATAAAAAGTAGCGCACCACTCTTTACTGTCCTTATTAGCAGATATTTATTAG GAGAGCATACAGGGTTATATGTAAATCTATCTTTAATACCTGTAATGGGTGGACTAGCTTTATGTTCGGTAAATGAAATTAGTTTTGATCTTAGAGGGTTTATCGCCGCTATGGCTACAAATGTAACAGAATGTTTACAAAACGTTTATTCCAAAATGTTAATCAGTGGTGATAATTTTAAATATAC GCCAGCAGAACTGCAATTCTATACTAGTTTAGCATCAATTGTGGTACAAATACCAGTATTAATTTTGTTTGTAGATTTACAAACACTCGAACActctttaagtttgaaattattCATAGCATTTCTTCTTAATGGAGTGTTTTTCCATTTTCAAAGTATTACTGCATATGTACTTATGGATTACATCAGTCCAGTGACACACAG TGTCGTTAATACGGCAAAAAGGGCTTCCCTAATTTGGTTCTCtgttttattatttaataatccagTAACTGGTTTATCAGCTATGGGAACATCTTTAGTGATAATAGGAGTATTATTGTATAATCGAGCACAAGAATATGATAAACTAAACAGAGCAAAATTACGATACaattctaaaattaatttacaatAA
- the LOC143425604 gene encoding prenylcysteine oxidase 1 yields the protein MDWYIILSVILVIKGGTCSQSFKPDIAIIGGGIGGAASSHFLTELFKNNLKIDLYEAKTIGGRLATIKIDNNEFEAGGSIIHPRNKYMQDFVKLLGLEHLSPNERRTSIWNGNEIVFEESSWKILSLAKLIYRYGTQPFALDRHVTSILNDFEKIYHLQDAGESFTNYTSLLSAMNTKFPKLLQIPIKNYLVNLGYSEKLINEVVKAVLVVNYGQDVNIQSFVGLVSLAGAGFNLWSVKGGNKKVPEHLIYRNQYVNVVPSRVIKIVNIPKNNTENVYEVHYHNQDSTITMKAVYDIVILAIPLTRDQEFPIIFEGFPNNDFYSQGKYHETIATFVKGNLKPLHFGLEDESDNVLSCDPNKTVISSLGRLNSVEGIMENSKIWKIFSNKRLNSTILSEIFSNIQETKQIIWKAYPEYSTEVREANFKLHNALYHVNAIEWTASAMEMSAISGRNVALLAHKDFLTKYLIEESKQTNTPESTPSSEL from the exons ATGGACTGGTATATAATTTTATCAGTTATATTAGTTATTAAGGGAGGAACTTGTTCTCAAAGTTTTAAGCCGGATATAG CTATTATTGGAGGTGGCATTGGAGGAGCAGCGAGTTCTCATTTTCTTACAGAATTGTTTAAAAATAATCTTAAAATCGATTTATATGAAGCAAAAACAATCGGCGGACGATTGGCTACAATAAAAATTGATAATAATGAATTCGAAGCTGGAGGTTCGATCATACATCCTCGAAATAAATATATGCAAGACTTTGTAAAACTACTTG GCTTAGAACATTTATCACCTAATGAGAGAAGGACAAGTATTTGGAATGGCAATGAAATTGTATTTGAGGAAAGTAGTTGGAAAATATTATCACTGGCTAAATTAATTTATAGATATGGTACTCAACCATTCGCTCTTGATAG ACATGTAACTTCTATATTAAATGACTTTGAAAAAATATACCATCTACAAGATGCTGGAGAGTCTTTCACAAATTATACCAGCCTACTATCAGCTATGAATACCAAATTTCCAAAACTATTGCAGATACCAATTAAGAATTATCTTGTAAATTTAGGATATTCAGAAAAATTAATTAATGAAGTTGTTAAGGCAGTATTGGTAGTAAATTATGGTCAAGATGTAAATATTCAAAGTTTTGTTGGCCTTGTGTCTCTAGCAGGTGCAGGTTTTAATTTATGGTCTGTTAAAGGAGGGAATAAAAAg GTACCTGAACACTTAATATATAGAAATCAGTATGTAAATGTTGTGCCTTCACGTGTAATTAAAATTGTTAACATACCAAAAAATAATACTGAGAATGTGTATGAAGTGCACTATCACAATCAAG ATAGTACAATTACAATGAAGGCTGTGTACGATATTGTAATTCTGGCAATCCCTCTAACACGTGATCAAGAATTTCCTATAATTTTTGAAGGATTTCCAAACAATGATTTTTACAGTCAAggaaaatatcatgaaactatAGCTACATTTGTTAAAGGAAATTTAAAACCACTCCACTTTGGTTTAGAAGATGAATCAGATAATGTTCTGAGTTGTGATCCTAATAAAACAGTGATTAGTTCTTTGGGAAGATTAAATTCTGTAGAAGGTATAATGGAAAATAGTAAAATCTGGAAAATATTCAGCAATAAACGTTTAAATTCAACAATTTTAAGTGAAATATTTTCAAAT ATCCAGGAAACAAAACAGATTATTTGGAAAGCATATCCTGAATACTCAACAGAAGTAAGGGAAGCAAACTTTAAATTGCACAATGCACTTTATCATGTTAATGCTATCGAATGGACTGCTAGCGCAATGGAAATGAGTGCAATAAGTGGAAGAAATGTTGCATTATTAGCGCATAAAGATTTTCTTACAAAATATTTGATTGAAGAAAGTAAGCAAACGAATACACCTGAAAGTACACCGTCCAGTGAACTATAA
- the LOC143425611 gene encoding ribosome biogenesis protein BRX1 homolog, whose translation MKKKELKRKRNEDADKENVSAVEILPAKRLSDEPPPKKVKWINKQRVLVFSTRGISYRHRHFMRDLKTLMPHHRPESKMERTKNLQVVNEMCEMKHCNKTVLFEGRKKRDLYLWFSNVPVGPCAKFLVENIYTMGELKMTGNCLRGSRPLLSFDENFNTKPHYSLLKELFVQIFGVPNHHPKSQPFFDHVYTFTVLDNRIWFRNFQILTEDGGLAEIGPRFVLNPIKIFADSFGGEVLWDNPTYISPAKFRQSLMKKAAGKYISKVEQKMAQEVSKPKESYALNPTDEIFKGDPLEKALELREEEIKMVNESKKKKVTKGIKKKSLGKRIKKVNAKKKLKN comes from the exons atgAAAAAGAAAGAATTGAAACGTAAACGAAATGAAGATGCTGACAAGGAAAATGTATCAGCAGTGGAAATTCTACCGGCAAAAAGATTGTCAGATGAACCACCACCAAAGAAG GTGAAATGGATTAATAAACAACGAGTACTGGTGTTCTCTACTAGAGGAATCAGTTATAGACATCGTCACTTTATGCGTGACTTAAAAACTCTTATGCCACATCATCGTCCTGAATCAAAAATGGAACGTACTAAAAATTTACAAGTTGTTAATGAAATGTGTGAAATGAAACATTGTAACAAAACAGTGTTATTTGAAGGTAGAAAGAAAAGGGACTTGTATCTGTGGTTTTCTAATGTGCCTGTAGGACCTTGTGCAAAATTTCTTGTTGAAAATA TTTACACGATGGGAGAATTAAAAATGACGGGGAATTGTTTAAGGGGTTCTAGGCCTTTGTTATCATTCGATGAGAATTTTAACACAAAACCTCATTATAGTCTGCTAAAAGAATTGTTTGTTCAAATCTTTGGAGTTCCTAATCATCATCCTAAGAGTCAACCATTTTTTGATCATGTATATACATTCACTGTATTAGATAATAGGATATGGTTTAGAAATTTCCAAATATTGACAGAAGATGGTGGCTTAGCTGAGATAGGACCAAGATTTGTATTAAATCCAATTAAAATATTTGCCGATAGTTTTGGTGGTGAAGTACTATGGGATAATCCAACTTATATTTCACCTGCTAAG TTCCGACAATCTTTAATGAAAAAAGCTGCTGGAAAGTATATAAGTAAGGTTGAGCAGAAAATGGCACAAGAAGTTAGTAAGCCAAAAGAGTCGTATGCATTGAATCCCACAGATGAGATATTTAAAGGTGATCCACtagaaaaagcattagaattacgagaagaagaaataaaaatggTAAATGAGAGTAAAAAGAAGAAAGTAACAAAAGGTATTAAAAAAAAGTCGTTAGGAAAAAGGATAAAGAAGGTTAATgctaaaaagaaattaaaaaattaa
- the Ctl1 gene encoding choline transporter-like protein 1, with product MSCCSGDDDDKQRPDPTRVRGCTDIFWLCCFIVFWFLMILIAAFALVYGNPVRLINGYDSFGNTCGMKNNPKFGSMELSGQDTSDKPYLFFLDISNVTQSLKICVKKCPDRTMNTMNDICKFYEETGSQLCHDKPGNDFSACSNGNRKNKTGSCPQPPVYNSIPVLNRCIPKPIKELGETIIANLYGLINSWDVIEQILGDLYKTWRQILSLSFLAFVLSLFMIAIFHLLASVVTWIVMILVSIATIAGSILLWWTYIDIKSTLDKTDPNQLLEESVRNERAFLAFSIIATVITIILLLLLSILRKRIAFMTALFKESAKCLAELPGLFFQPLLTFTALILFFVFWVIVVLCLATANYPGTKSVQMYKNHIFDPLNLSSVGEKSAIIEEKKLDFSLDSFKTFTLVEYVDPTWVKYMWWVYIIGLIWTAEFIISCQDMVISGAVAHWYFRGKDASASPVCSAMGNLVCYHMGSVACGSFLITLFKLPRLILTYLHAKFERSKETSPCAQCGLKCCICCFYCLEKFIRYMNHNAYTVVAIEGTHFCNAARIAFTALVTNALQIAVINGVGDFILFLGKCFVTAATGSIGLLFMKQDPRLHFYAAPIFVTCVFAFFIAHCIISLYETVIDTLFLCICEDKNLNGENGKWRQSALAQIESNSNINGQQSHELVPMNT from the exons ATGTCTTGTTGCTCGGGAGACGATGACGACAAGCAACGGCCTGATCCGACGCGTGTGCGAGGATGCACAGATATTTTCTGGCTTTGTTGTTTTATAGTATTTTGGTTTCTCATG ATCTTGATAGCGGCTTTTGCTCTTGTTTATGGTAATCCTGTACGGCTCATAAATGGATACGATAGTTTTGGAAATACTTGTGGTATGAAAAATAATCCAAAATTCGGTAGTATGGAGCTGTCCGGACAAGATACCAGCGACAAACC GTATTTATTCTTTCTGGACATAAGCAATGTCACCCAATCTTTGAAGATTTGCGTTAAAAAGTGTCCAGATAGAACTATGAATACGATGAATGATATATGTAAATTTTATGAGGAGACAGGATCTCAACTTTGTCATGACAAACCAGGAAATGATTTCAGTGCCTGCAGTAATGGAAATAGAAAAAATAAAACTGGCTCCTGTCCTCAACCGCCAGTGTACAACAGTATACCAGTTCTTAACCGATGCATTCCTAAACCAATTAAAGAACTAGGGGAGACTATAATTGCTAATTTATATGGACTAATTAATTCTTGGGATGTTATCGAACAAATTTTAGGAGATTTGTACAAAACATGGAGACAGATTTTATCTCTGTCATTTTTAGCTTTTG tcTTGTCACTCTTCATGATCGCCATATTTCACTTATTAGCAAGTGTTGTCACATGGATTGTGATGATTCTTGTCAGTATAGCAACCATAG CTGGGAGTATATTATTGTGGTGGACATACATAGATATTAAAAGCACTTTAGATAAGACAGATCCAAATCAGCTTTTAGAGGAATCTGTTAGAAATGAAAGAGCATTCCTAGCTTTCTCTATTATTGCAACAGTGATCACT ATTATTTTATTACTTCTTTTAAGTATATTACGTAAGCGCATTGCATTTATGACAGCGCTATTCAAAGAGAGCGCTAAATGTTTAGCAGAATTGCCAGGGCTATTTTTTCAACCGTTATTAACGTTTACCGCGTTAATATTATTCTTCGTATTTTGGGTGATTGTAGTGCTTTGTCTTGCAACAGCCA ATTATCCTGGAACTAAATCTGTACAGATGTATAAGAATCATATATTTGATCCTTTAAATTTGAGTTCAGTCGGGGAGAAGAGTGCGATAATTGAAGAGAAGAAATTAGATTTTTCCCTTGACTCCTTTAAAA CTTTCACACTTGTGGAATATGTGGATCCAACTTGGGTGAAGTACATGTGGTGGGTATATATTATAGGATTAATATGGACGGCTGAatttattatttcttgtcaAGATATGGTGATATCAGGAGCTGTAGCGCATTGGTATTTTAG AGGTAAAGATGCTAGTGCATCTCCAGTATGCTCTGCAATGGGAAATTTAGTATGCTACCATATGGGTTCTGTTGCTTGTGGCTCATTTTTAATAACACTTTTTAAATTACCTCGTTTAATTCTGACATATCTTCATGCTAA ATTCGAGAGAAGTAAAGAAACATCTCCATGTGCACAGTGTGGTTTAAAGTGTTGCATATGCTGTTTTTATTGTTTAGAAAAATTCATTCGGTATATGAACCATAATGCATACACTGTTGTTGCCATTGAGGGAACACATTTTTGCAATGCTGCTAGAATA gCTTTTACAGCACTTGTTACTAATGCTTTACAAATAGCAGTGATTAATGGAGTGGgagattttattctatttcttgGTAAATGCTTTGTCACAGCTGCTACTGGCAGCATTGGATTATTATTTATGAAGCAGGATCCCAGATTACATTTTTATGCAGCACCCATTTTTGTTACCTGCGTTTTTGCATTCTTCATTGCTCATTGTATTATTTCTCTTTACGAG ACTGTGATAGACACTTTGTTTCTTTGCATCTGCGAAGATAAGAATTTAAATGGCGAGAATGGAAAGTGGCGTCAATCAGCATTAGCTCAAATTGAGTCCAATAGTAATATAAATGGTCAGCAATCACATGAATTAGTACCAATGAATACATAA
- the Hakai gene encoding E3 ubiquitin-protein ligase Hakai codes for MEEDGGKRMRGRTRGRARGRTRGRARGRSKKQVKVIESDEEDTPQQVEEPPTEGGGTELEEHEAPPAQQPPLEQQFDLEADISQLEAPTFTTINRGPPEPMLRLRWDHRVNLIGEKVLNPMIHCCDKCLKPILIYGRMIPCKHVFCLSCAKREDKVCPRCMEKVSRVEQTGLGTVFMCTHGGTRYGNAGCRRTYLSQRDLQAHINHRHISAPPQQVQGMQVDPPQYVHSKSEIESQLTKVSSVPMQNTRMKSVQSHMVQPIMGNDPRVNSMVSQGPVEHRQQHRPQALISMQNYSQNSAPPPPNNAPLRTNLITVPIQDTAITTHDIHTQQSHHYYPPPPQVNYGGYNVPPPVSQTQQYYSQPQHPAQVSYVPPPPPQQQQYVSSTPTSIRPSPTGYIQDPSYGPPPPQQQAPPPQTQWSQHQQQFYR; via the exons ATGGAGGAAGATGGTGGTAAAAGGATGAGAGGCAGAACTCGTGGTAGAGCCCGTGGCAGAACGCGAGGACGAGCTAGAGGTAGATCTAAGAAACAAGTAAAG GTTATCGAAAGCGATGAAGAAGATACTCCACAACAAGTAGAAGAACCTCCGACCGAAGGAGGTGGAACAGAGCTAGAAGAACATGAAGCTCCGCCGGCGCAACAACCGCCTTTGGAGCAACAGTTTGATTTGGAAGCTGATATATCACAATTGGAAGCTCCAACATTTACAACCATTAATAGAGGACCTCCTGAACCAATGCTTCGTCTAAGATGGGACCACAGAGTGAATCTCATTGGAGAGAAAGTGTTGAATCCTATGATACATTGTTGTGACAAATGTTTGAAACCAATCCTTATTTATGGACGAATG ATACCTTGCAAACATGTGTTCTGCTTGTCTTGTGCTAAGAGGGAAGACAAAGTTTGCCCTCGTTGTATGGAAAAAGTTTCTAGAGTAGAACAAACTGGCTTGGGTACTGTATTTATGTGTACACATGGTGGAACTAGATATGGAAATGCAGGTTGTAGGCGAACATATCTTAGTCAAAGAGATTTGCAG GCTCATATAAATCATCGACATATATCAGCTCCACCGCAACAAGTACAGGGAATGCAAGTTGACCCTCCTCAATATGTGCATTCTAAATCGGAGATAGAGTCTCAGTTAACGAAAGTTTCGTCAGTTCCTATGCAAAATACTCGCATGAAATCGGTACAATCTCATATGGTCCAACCAATAATGGGAAATGATCCTAGAGTGAATTCGATGGTCAGTCAAGGTCCAGTGGAACATAGACAACAACATAGGCCGCAGGCATTAATATCGATGCAAAACTATAGTCAAAATTCTGCCCCTCCACCACCAAATAACGCTCCGTTAAGAACGAATCTTATAACTGTACCCATTCAGGATACAGCAATAACGACGCACGATATACATACGCAACAAAGTCATCATTATTATCCTCCACCACCGCAAGTTAATTACGGAGGATATAATGTACCACCACCTGTTTCTCAAACACAACAATACTACTCACAACCACAGCATCCTGCTCAAGTATCTTAcgtaccaccaccaccaccgcaaCAACAACAATATGTATCTTCAACGCCAACTTCAATAAGGCCATCCCCGACAGGTTACATACAAGATCCATCATATGGTCCACCACCCCCGCAACAACAAGCTCCACCACCACAGACTCAATGGTCACAGCATCAGCAACAATTTTATAGGTAA